The following are from one region of the Aspergillus chevalieri M1 DNA, chromosome 1, nearly complete sequence genome:
- a CDS encoding glutaredoxin (COG:O;~EggNog:ENOG410PSDM;~InterPro:IPR002109,IPR011899,IPR036249,IPR011767, IPR014025;~PFAM:PF00462;~go_function: GO:0009055 - electron transfer activity [Evidence IEA];~go_function: GO:0015035 - protein disulfide oxidoreductase activity [Evidence IEA]), with protein sequence MSAAKTKAQNLIKENAVVVFSKSYCPYCNATKSLLSELGAKYEAVELDLIDDGSDIQTALQEISNQRTVPNVFIQQKHIGGNSDLQSRKGELPGLLKAAGAL encoded by the exons ATGTCCGCCGCTAAGACCAAGGCTCAGAACCTGATTAAAGAGAACGCTGTTG TGGTCTTCTCGAAATCCTACTGCCCCTACTGCAACGCCACCAAAAGCCTCCTCAGCGAGCTCGGTGCTAAGTACGAGGCTGTTGAGTTGGATTTGATCG ACGACGGAAGCGATATCCAGACCGCTCTGCAGGAGATCTCGAACCAGAGGACCGTGCCGAACGTGTTTATTCAGCAGAAGCACATTGGTGGTAACTCGGACTTGCAGAGTCGCAAGGGTGAATTGCCGGGTTTGTTGAAGGCTGCCGGTGCTCTTTAA
- a CDS encoding uncharacterized protein (COG:S;~EggNog:ENOG410PPY2;~InterPro:IPR031127,IPR044066;~TransMembrane:1 (i12-36o);~go_function: GO:0004842 - ubiquitin-protein transferase activity [Evidence IEA];~go_process: GO:0016567 - protein ubiquitination [Evidence IEA]), whose product MSIESCGYCDLTFLVLGGLFFFVFGLFVGTIEILVAEYYPEYFPDNGSYWSDHETKVDTEEEDLELYSSAAEDDATSGTDVIGTCVYCSLSIRGKPLQTCIECNGYNCHRCLRTFFLLATQNEEFMPPRCCGMAIPLAIGRQVLTGTEAETFKKKHEEWNTAKRCYCPMPACSAFLSPRLFPELRREGPVISCPECGVAICTACVGVAHEEWVCARDDDITPELDWALKEVGAKRCPKCRTAVEMVDDVCSSMRCRCGANWCWHCYRDAEMCEGWPCETVQGQLVYFEEEACSSSDEDYSDLETPQNTDSEDDAVNCKDYSDKIKACVIQDNRRTVPFNCLHGWRFVEHWEFDVGLQFECECCWGLMLPCFKPPGLSLACVQMDRFATRPEDKMIADGLGDGTMLTCAVCSSFVCNKCRKKIDAGVLDF is encoded by the coding sequence ATGTCAATCGAAAGCTGTGGCTATTGTGATCTCACTTTCCTTGTCCTGGGTggtctctttttcttcgtcttcgggtTGTTTGTCGGTACAATCGAGATCCTCGTGGCTGAGTATTATCCTGAATACTTCCCTGACAACGGTAGCTACTGGTCAGACCACGAAACAAAAGTCGATACTGAAGAGGAGGACTTGGAACTGTACTCAAGTGCCGCTGAAGACGATGCTACTTCCGGCACGGACGTCATTGGCACCTGCGTCTACTGCTCACTGTCTATTAGAGGCAAGCCACTGCAGACGTGCATCGAGTGCAACGGCTACAATTGCCACCGCTGCCTCCGTACATTCTTCTTGCTCGCTACTCAGAATGAAGAGTTCATGCCGCCTCGGTGCTGCGGGATGGCCATTCCTCTCGCCATCGGCCGTCAAGTGCTTACAGGCACCGAGGCGGAGACGTTCAAGAAGAAGCACGAGGAATGGAACACGGCGAAGCGGTGCTACTGCCCTATGCCTGCGTGTTCAGCTTTCTTGTCCCCGCGGCTGTTTCCGGAGCTGCGTAGGGAGGGTCCAGTGATCAGTTGCCCCGAGTGTGGTGTTGCTATATGCACTGCCTGTGTTGGGGTAGCTCATGAAGAGTGGGTATGTGCTAGGGACGACGATATTACACCTGAATTAGACTGGGCTTTGAAGGAGGTCGGTGCAAAGCGGTGTCCCAAGTGTCGCACTGCGGTGGAAATGGTCGATGATGTATGCAGCAGCATGCGCTGCCGCTGTGGCGCGAACTGGTGCTGGCACTGCTACCGGGACGCCGAGATGTGTGAAGGATGGCCGTGTGAGACTGTGCAGGGGCAACTTGTCTATTTTGAAGAGGAGGCTTGTTCGTCCTCGGACGAGGACTATAGTGATCTTGAGACTCCGCAAAACACCGACAGCGAAGACGATGCAGTCAACTGCAAGGACTACAGCGATAAAATCAAAGCATGTGTTATCCAAGATAACAGACGCACCGTCCCGTTTAACTGTCTGCACGGATGGCGTTTTGTCGAGCACTGGGAGTTCGACGTCGGGTTGCAGTTCGAGTGTGAGTGCTGCTGGGGTCTAATGCTTCCTTGTTTCAAGCCCCCTGGTCTATCTCTTGCATGTGTGCAGATGGATCGTTTCGCGACAAGACCGGAAGATAAGATGATAGCGGACGGGTTGGGGGATGGCACCATGTTGACTTGTGCTGTTTGTTCTTCGTTTGTGTGTAATAAGTGTCGGAAGAAGATTGATGCGGGGGTGCTTGATTTCTAA
- a CDS encoding uncharacterized protein (COG:S;~EggNog:ENOG410PQCJ), with translation MATTAAYSADVLMSSGGVHGSQTHWEYSVPVRQDSFNRRSKSRTSHDSHRKSRDRNSKGSRSSSMSRQPYMHESNYNRNPSRGRRDHSRGRGSEVGSSRGVYGHESGSRSVGNVRESTNGAPQTLDEEAKWIHRDKLAKIESEELHQAALLFHRRTGIETKSSRGRSQATHQRGISESSETEPTEQSEPWPNMSEEQREYNNESPESFESNGIATGPHDERKNWDLRKPEEIASEEAIDDGASSVYRNPHLRKSSSRIPIPRTTTAPNLPTEARSRAQTMGDDDEDTSSPSKPRRASEPMTMDDSTPTPNGSRPNSRGANATMQSAGGRRPTAKSAQGSTNRKTSAPATSRKTTKSRTSSTANGTRPTTRGDTRPTTAVNRPEGDPPWLATMYKPDPRLPPDQQIIPTHARQMMQQQWEKEGKTPTTYDREFAPLAIATDAPPSNNNDNNNDNNEKTEEPPKEEQPQEKSEKPETEENSSWPLSSPKSPDSTQPNTGYSPMPRVQEPPPAGLTPKWSPPVVTAQEPPPPKEKKGGCGCCIVM, from the exons ATGGCAACCACCGCTGCTTATTCTGCTGATGTTCTAATGTCATCTGGCGGTGTGCACGGGAGCCAGACACATTGGGAGTATTCCGTTCCTGTCCGACAAGAC AGCTTTAACCGCCGCTCTAAGTCGCGTACCTCCCATGATTCCCACCGAAAGTCCCGCGACCGCAATTCCAAGGGGTCCCGGAGCTCCTCCATGTCCAGACAGCCGTATATGCATGAGTCGAACTATAATAGAAATCCCAGTCGTGGACGACGCGATCACAGCCGTGGGCGTGGAAGTGAAGTGGGAAGCTCTCGAGGTGTCTATGGTCATGAGTCGGGGAGTCGGAGTGTCGGAAATGTGAGAGAGTCGACCAATGGAGCTCCTCAAACCCTTGATGAGGAGGCCAAGTGGATTCATCGTGATAAGCTGGCCAAGATCGAAAGCGAAGAACTGCACCAGGCAgctcttctcttccatcGTCGTACGGGCATCGAGACCAAGTCCTCTCGTGGGAGGAGTCAGGCGACGCACCAACGTGGTATCAGTGAGTCGTCGGAGACCGAGCCGACGGAGCAGAGTGAACCCTGGCCAAATATGAGCGAGGAGCAGCGGGAGTACAATAACGAATCTCCTGAGTCCTTCGAAAGCAATGGCATAGCCACTGGCCCGCATGATGAGCGCAAGAACTGGGACCTTCGCAAGCCTGAAGAGATCGCTTCTGAGGAAGCAATTGACGACGGTGCATCCAGCGTATATCGTAACCCCCATCTTCGCAAGAGCTCCTCCCGTATCCCCATTCCCAGGACCACTACTGCGCCTAACTTACCCACCGAAGCACGCTCCCGGGCCCAGACCatgggtgatgatgatgaagacacCTCTTCCCCCTCCAAGCCGCGCCGAGCTAGCGAGCCCATGACCATGGATGATTCTACACCCACGCCGAATGGAAGCAGGCCCAACAGCCGGGGTGCCAACGCAACCATGCAGAGCGCTGGAGGCAGGAGACCGACAGCCAAGAGTGCTCAGGGGTCTACCAACCGCAAGACCTCGGCGCCCGCAACGTCGAGAAAGACCACCAAGTCACGTACGAGTTCGACAGCCAACGGCACGAGACCAACCACTAGAGGCGACACCCGGCCCACGACGGCAGTGAATCGTCCCGAAGGCGATCCGCCATGGTTGGCCACCATGTACAAGCCGGATCCGCGTTTGCCTCCGGATCAACAGATTATCCCCACGCATGCGCGCCAGATGATGCAGCAACAGTGGGAGAAGGAGGGTAAAACGCCCACTACATACGATCGCGAATTCGCTCCATTGGCTATTGCTACCGACGCTCCTCCTTCGAACAACAATGATAAcaataatgataataatgaGAAAACCGAGGAGCCACCAAAGGAAGAACAACCGCAGGAGAAATCAGAGAAACCAGAGACAGAAGAAAACAGCAGCTGGCCGCTCTCGTCGCCCAAGAGCCCTGACTCGACGCAACCCAATACAGGATACAGCCCGATGCCCAGGGTGCAAGAGCCGCCTCCAGCGGGCTTGACGCCCAAATGGAGTCCACCCGTCGTGACTGCACAGGAGCCACCACCCccgaaggagaagaagggaggCTGTGGCTGCTGTATTGTTATGTAA
- a CDS encoding BAG family molecular chaperone regulator (COG:S;~EggNog:ENOG410PQ9T;~InterPro:IPR039690,IPR029071,IPR036533,IPR003103;~PFAM:PF02179;~TransMembrane:1 (o70-96i);~go_component: GO:0005689 - U12-type spliceosomal complex [Evidence IEA];~go_function: GO:0051087 - chaperone binding [Evidence IEA];~go_process: GO:0000398 - mRNA splicing, via spliceosome [Evidence IEA]), which produces MTLLSAQAQAQTGSWGYHYLETIAGNINAHIPVSFRHRLASAILELDSSVKKRLDWLGFDLSKYRDYDSATVGVVLCVTATILLAVVIAITIAAMSGGNWRNPFNRSFWSRTPSYGPGGGGAPHVSDNDYSYVTGGDIHGHPQSRPAPADDGPDIIFLKHHKYKYTLEFPAYAMSDGALSVGQLRQRAAEVTRTPDPQRIKLLYKGKLLGEDWVQCKAEGMKQESEVLCVVSEVEPGESSEGEIHVPVQRTGTEMSAMTEEGGQGGRKRNRGKKGKKAKNKKEAPTPTQPPPPQPQAHSQQSKPAISTSASSLPAPAPNLNSFNTPFDKVNALATYFRTELLPPSEAYIASPPSEPKYRDFEHKKLTETIMAQVLLKADSIDHEGDQGVRSARKALINEAQETSRRLDQAAKS; this is translated from the coding sequence ATGACCCTGCTGTCAGCACAGGCACAGGCACAGACTGGGTCCTGGGGCTACCACTATCTGGAAACAATCGCCGGAAACATCAACGCGCACATTCCTGTCTCGTTCCGTCACCGACTCGCATCGGCGATTCTAGAGCTCGATTCGTCCGTTAAAAAGCGCTTGGATTGGTTGGGTTTTGACCTTAGCAAATACCGGGATTACGACAGCGCTACAGTTGGCGTTGTTCTTTGTGTCACGGCGACGATACTTCTTGCTGTCGTTATTGCGATAACAATAGCCGCAATGAGTGGCGGGAACTGGCGCAATCCGTTCAATAGGAGTTTCTGGAGTCGGACTCCCTCCTACGGCCCTGGTGGTGGAGGAGCACCGCATGTGAGTGATAATGACTACAGTTACGTTACCGGTGGTGATATACATGGACATCCGCAATCAAGACCTGCGCCCGCGGACGACGGACCGGATATTATCTTCCTCAAGCACCACAAGTACAAATATACGTTGGAATTCCCCGCGTATGCGATGAGCGATGGCGCGCTAAGTGTGGGACAGCTACGACAGCGCGCGGCGGAGGTGACGCGCACGCCAGACCCGCAGCGCATCAAGCTGCTTTACAAGGGAAAACTGTTGGGTGAGGACTGGGTGCAGTGCAAGGCAGAAGGGATGAAGCAGGAGTCGGAGGTGTTGTGTGTGGTGTCTGAGGTGGAGCCCGGGGAGAGCTCGGAGGGGGAAATTCATGTCCCTGTCCAGAGGACTGGGACTGAGATGAGTGCGATGACCGAGGAGGGTGGACAGGGAGGCAGGAAGAGAAACCGGGgcaagaaggggaagaaggccaagaaTAAGAAGGAGGCTCCGACCCCGACGCAGCCGCCACCTCCGCAGCCCCAGGCGCATTCTCAGCAATCGAAACCAGCTATATCCACCAGCGCCTCGTCGCTCCCTGCACCCGCCCCGAATCTGAACAGCTTCAACACACCGTTCGACAAGGTCAACGCGCTGGCGACCTACTTCCGTACCGAGCTCCTGCCTCCGTCCGAGGCGTATATCGCATCGCCACCGAGCGAACCCAAGTACCGCGACTTTGAGCACAAGAAACTCACCGAGACTATCATGGCGCAGGTGCTGCTGAAGGCGGAttcgattgatcatgaggGAGACCAGGGCGTGCGGAGTGCGCGTAAGGCGCTGATTAATGAGGCACAAGAGACGTCGCGTCGGTTGGATCAGGCTGCTAAGTCGTGA
- the AIM18 gene encoding chalcone isomerase domain-containing protein (BUSCO:EOG09264B74;~COG:S;~EggNog:ENOG410PMCT;~InterPro:IPR016087,IPR036298;~PFAM:PF16035;~go_function: GO:0016872 - intramolecular lyase activity [Evidence IEA]), which produces MATPLRTCSLCIRRQYLAHHTNSRFFSTRSPLRNANPLRTGNARPTSKDQDIANTRRSMTRSAAGIAACAVAMYGIIELDVFGLKQAEQNKQAPEATKTNSGAMKMDGPPGFPSQDASGHSVIRVEGQDGADFVETGTSTIPYFPSTIRLPKTVDANLNPGDDVPPSVEEEEYQLLGLGIRTVSFLSIQVYVVGMYVATADISELQQRLVRTALNPPVDNTKSAVTEGAGANYATSLVPGERQQLKNLLLDPEKGDDVWDAILKKDGLRTAFRIVPTRNTDFLHLRDGWVRGITARAQKANARANADASTSAQGEYEDDTFGTSLNTFKGLFGGGQRKSVPKGQILVLARSPRGELDALFRPGVDKPVAWLGRVGDERISRLVWLNYLAGKNVSSDAARRSVVDGVMGIVERPVGTVVQKIV; this is translated from the coding sequence ATGGCAACGCCCTTACGAACCTGCAGCCTCTGCATCCGCCGTCAATATCTCGCCCACCACACGAATTCCCGATTCTTCTCGACGCGATCTCCCCTCCGCAACGCAAACCCCCTCCGCACCGGCAATGCACGCCCAACAAGCAAAGACCAAGACATCGCCAATACCCGCCGGTCGATGACCCGCTCCGCCGCGGGGATTGCAGCCTGCGCAGTTGCAATGTACGGAATTATCGAGCTGGATGTCTTTGGCCTGAAGCAAGCAGAGCAGAACAAACAGGCTCCGGAAGCCACCAAGACCAACTCCGGAGCCATGAAAATGGACGGACCACCAGGCTTCCCCAGCCAAGATGCGAGCGGACACTCTGTGATCCGGGTTGAAGGACAAGATGGCGCAGACTTCGTGGAGACAGGAACTAGCACAATTCCGTATTTCCCGAGTACCATTCGTCTCCCTAAGACTGTCGATGCGAATTTGAATCCCGGTGATGATGTCCCGCCTTCtgtggaagaagaggaatacCAGCTGCTGGGTCTGGGAATTCGCACTGTCTCTTTCCTCTCTATCCAGGTCTACGTTGTCGGGATGTACGTTGCGACAGCCGACATCTCGGAACTCCAGCAGCGGCTCGTCCGCACGGCACTTAACCCGCCCGTCGACAACACCAAAAGTGCAGTTACCGAAGGCGCTGGCGCAAACTACGCTACTTCACTTGTTCCCGGAGAACGCCAACAACTTAAGAACCTCCTCCTCGACCCCGAAAAGGGCGATGATGTCTGGGACGCCATCTTAAAGAAGGACGGTCTGCGCACGGCCTTCCGCATCGTACCAACCCGGAACACCGATTTCCTGCATCTCCGCGACGGCTGGGTCCGTGGTATTACCGCGCGCGCTCAAAAGGCTAATGCCCGCGCCAACGCTGACGCGAGTACCTCCGCACAAGGCGAGTACGAAGACGACACCTTCGGCACATCTCTGAACACCTTCAAAGGTCTTTTCGGCGGTGGACAGCGGAAGAGCGTGCCCAAGGGGCAGATACTGGTTCTGGCGAGGAGTCCGCGCGGGGAACTTGATGCGTTGTTCCGGCCTGGGGTGGACAAGCCGGTGGCTTGGTTGGGACGGGTTGGTGATGAGCGGATTAGTCGGTTGGTGTGGTTGAATTATCTCGCGGGGAAGAATGTGTCCAGTGATGCTGCGCGCCGGAGTGtggttgatggtgttatgGGGATTGTGGAGAGGCCTGTTGGGACGGTCGTTCAGAAGATTGTATAA